The DNA segment CATTCTCATAGCTCGAGCCAGCATTTTCGTGAGCATTAATCGCGAACAAGTTGCCTTGATCGCCATGCAATTGAAGCATGAAATCTGCAGTTTCAGTACTTGAAAATAACTTGGTTAATGACTCCCATTCTTCATCAAAAAAAGCTCCAATTTgctccattctttttttttttggttagaaGTGTAAAGGGAGTTAGGCCAAAGAGAAATAGAGGTGGCTTTACTAAATACTATTGTCAACTGATATACTGACAAAATAAGGTTTTGAGGATGATCTCACACTTGGAATGAACGAAAAGTTGGGGACATTTATACGAGAAAAGGTTACAAAGGAATTGAAAGAATGTTTAGTTGAAGATTTACTTGATTTTTTTAATTGAATTCCATAATTCCAAATGATTAATTTACaaaggttttttttttccaatGTGGGGCCAACCAACAGGCAAAGTACAACTAAGAAGAGGGGCCAAGTTCATGCAATAATGAAATAAAATATGTTAGCCTTTCAATTGGATTAATGCAATCTTGGACTTAGCTTATTATGTCATTATGAGTCATTGAAGCTAACTGTCTTAATCTAATCATTGGGTCATGACAATTAACCACACTGATTGATAAAAATTAATGGAAAGTGAACAGTAATTAACAGAAGAGATGTTAGAACGTGGTAAGCTTTTCTTGAATATACTATGAGTTCTGTTGGAATGAAGAGGACGTGGGAGATGAGTGTGCAATCTTTTAAACTACTAGCGAAATCCGACACTGTAACCGCAAAGTTCGTTTCTTGTCTCTTTGTTTTGAGAATTTTTGGTTCTCAAACCTAACCATTGTTACCCTAGTTGTACTTGAAATACAATATAATATCGTTACATAAGAATATCAGTTCATGTATTTCCCCTCTTCCTCTTTTTATTTCGTCAAAAGGAAAATACTCCATTTGTGCCCCCCAAAAAAACGACAAGGTTTAAAGTACAAGGGTTATGAAAAGGTCTAAAACACAAAGTATCAACACATGTAATCGCATAGTATTTCGCAAAACCTCtaaatcaacttattttgcaAAGTGTTTTTTTGGGTAATTTTTGAACTACCCGGGTTTCCGATCCtaacaaattggtatcagagcaatttgTTAGGATTGGGAACTCGGGTAGTGCGAAAGTTAACCAAACAACAGTATAATGAATGACCCTTTCTctctcttcaattttctctctcCCCGCTAGTGCACTCCCCTCTGCTTTCTGATTTCCCGACGCCGGCAACCTCAGGTAAGTCATCCTCTCTCTctcctgctcttctccctccttCCTCTCTCCTCCCCCCTCATCTCTCTTCTCCCTCCTTCCTCTCTCCTCCCCCCTCATCTCTCTTCTCCaccccttttctcttttttctccaccctttctctctcctttctctgTTTCATCGCCGAAATTTCTGGCCGGCAACCTCCAAGCGCCTCTCCTCTGTCTTCCTTCTCTTCACCTCACTCCCTTCTTCTCTCTTACCCCCATAAACCCGTCTCTCTCTCCCTTTAATGGCCATATTGGGTCGGCTGCTGGTAGTTATGGCGAGGTGCATGGTGGCTTTAGCCTTGGGGATAGGAACGGAGGAGGTACTTCGCTGTTAGACTTCGCTAAGGCTTTCGACCTGGTGATTGTGAATTCGACTTTTTCGAAGAGGGGGGAGCATCTGGTTACTTTCCAAAATTCGGCAGTgaagactcagattgattacCCTCTCCTCAAAAGGTGTGATAGAGGGTTGTGCAaggattgcaaggttatcccaggagAGACCCTCCCGACTCAGCACAGGCTCTTAGTGATGGACATCGACATTAtaatgaagaggaagaagaggtatGCTCGTGGCCGACCGAGGATTAGATGGGGAGCTTTAACCAAGGATAAAGCACAGGAGTTGAATGGAAGGTTATCCACTATgagagcttggagaagtagtggagACGCGAGTACTATGTGGTCAACGACGGCGAACTACGTGAGAGAGGAAGCGAGAGAGGTGCTAGGGACATTAAAGGGTTTGTTTGGTAGGCACCAAggcgactggtggtggaatgacatagtccaaggtaaagtggaggcGAAGAAGGTAGCGTATGTGAAGTTGGTAGGGAGCACAAGCGAGGAGGAGAGGAGAGCAAATAGAGAGAGGTACAAGGTGGTGAGGAAAGAGGCAAAGCTggcggtcacggaggctaagaatGCAGTGTTTGGTCATCTATACGAGGAATTGGGGGAGAAAGGCGGGGACAGGAAGTTATTTCGGCTGGCTAAAGCGAGGGAGAGGAAGgcccgggatctggaccaagtacatcaaagacgaggatggtagagtattgatggGAGAGCCCTAGATTAAGCAGAGATGGCAGACGTATTCCTAAATGAGGAAGGGGACCGGGATATAGCGCTAGAGGATTTGGGGCATTCGGAGAGTCTTTGAGATTTAGGTATTGCATGCGCATTAAGGTGGAGGAGGTCGTGAGGGCTTTGCGTAAGATGATTAGGGTAGAGCGACTAggccagatgaaattccggttgagttttggaagtgtgtgggtagagcaggattGGAGTGGCTGACAGGATTGTTCAATGTTATTTTTAGGACGGAGAGGATACCGGAGGAGTGGAGGTCGAGTACAGTGGTACCGTTGTTCAAGAACAAATGTGATATCCAgtgttgtaacaattataggggtatcaagttacttatccataccatgaaagtctgggagagggtggtggaggcgAGGGTGAGGAAGACAACGTCTATATCCGACAACCAGTTTGGGTTCATACCGGGTCGCTCCACTACGGAAGCTAtacaccttattaggaggttggtggaacagtacagggataagaagaaggatctgcacatggtgtttattgacttggAGAAAGCATATGACAAGGTCCCTAGGGAGGTGCTCTGGAGATGTCTTGAGGCAAAAGGCGTGCTGATAGCCTACATAAGAGCgatcaaggacatgtatgatggagctaagactaaaGTTAGGACTGTGGGAGGTGACTTGgagcattttccggttgttatgggattacaccaaggcctgcgcttagcccgttcttatttgccttggtgatggatgcaccgacacaccatattcaaggggatgtGCCATGGTTTATGTTATTtgttgatgacatagtcctaattgatGAGATGAGGGTCAGTGTTAACgagaggttggaggtttggagacagaccctcgagtctaagggtttcaaattgagcaaGTCTAAGACGGAGTACCTGTAGTGCAAGTTTAGCGCTGAGTCGAGGGAAGTAGGCAGGGACATGATGCTTGGatcacaggtcatccccaagagagatagCTTCAAGTACCCTTGGTCGATGATTTAGGGGGAcggagagatcgacgaggatgtcactcGCCGTATAGGAGCGGGCTGGAGGAAATGGAGGCttgcatctggagtcttgtgtgacaataAAGTGCaaccgatactcaaaggtaagttttatataGGTGTGGTTAGACCGTCCATGTTGTATGGGGTAGAGTGTTGGCCAGCTAAGAACTCCCATATCCAGaggatgaaggtagcagagatgagaATGGTGAGGTGGATGTTCGGGCACACTAGTATaaacaagattaggaatgaagatattcgaaaAAAGGTAGGCGTGGCACCTGTGGAtaacaagatgcgggaagcgaagctcagatggttcgggcaagtgcggaggagaagccttgatgctccggtgaggaggtgtgagcagtTGGCTATggtgggtacgagaagaggtagagagaggcctaagaagtattggagagaggtgattaggcaggacatggtaCGCCTGCAAattttcgaggacatgacccttgataggaaggtctgGAAGTCAAGCATTAGATTTGTAGGTTAAGGGTAGTAGAGCTTTCCTTACTTCATACCCGGGGTGAGGCGGGGTTGGATTAGGGTTGATCTTAGATGGCTTGCAGTTTATGTTGAGTTCATACTATCCTTGCTCTTTTTCTTAGCCCCGAGCCTTGGATGCtggttactgttattgcatgtcatttaTCTTTTGGTTGTTATGCTTCTATTACTATTACGGTTTCTactggagttactaatgaattATCTTTTCTTGTTTTTATTGTCG comes from the Nicotiana sylvestris chromosome 4, ASM39365v2, whole genome shotgun sequence genome and includes:
- the LOC138890359 gene encoding uncharacterized protein → MDIDIIMKRKKRYARGRPRIRWGALTKDKAQELNGRLSTMRAWRSSGDASTMWSTTANYVREEAREVLGTLKGLFGRHQGDWWWNDIVQGKVEAKKVAYVKLVGSTSEEERRANRERYKVVRKEAKLAVTEAKNAVFGHLYEELGEKGGDRKLFRLAKARERKARDLDQVHQRRGWTERIPEEWRSSTVVPLFKNKCDIQCCNNYRGIKLLIHTMKVWERVVEARVRKTTSISDNQFGFIPGRSTTEAIHLIRRLVEQYRDKKKDLHMVFIDLEKAYDKVPREVLWRCLEAKGVLIAYIRAIKDMYDGAKTKVRTVGGDLEHFPVVMGLHQGLRLARSYLPW